TTACATGGGGTCGGGCCAAGTGTGCTGCGAATCTTGGAAACCGCGCTTCATGAGCAAGGACTTCGGTTCACCGACAGCGAAATACATTCCTAGTCCCGTCCTGGACTAGGAATTTTTTGGTTGGGCGATTGCATTGCACGTAAAAAGGGAAGTAATATATTTGTCATCTCCATTACAGCCTAATATCTAGTACCATGACGATAAGGTTTGCGAACCTAGCGACACCCATGAGAAAGGAAGTACACAGCATGAGGACGAAACGTTTATCCGCCATTCTAGAAAATGAGATGGATGACATCGAACGCGATCCATGGGTGACCGGAATTGAGACAGATTCCAGAAAGGTCAGTCCAGGGAATTTATTTATCTGTATCCGCGGTTATACGGTGGACGGACATGAATTCGCTGAGGATGCCGTCTCCAAAGGAGCGGTTGCTGTCATCTCGGAATACCCGCTTGATCTTGAGGTGCCGAACCTTGTCGTCGCGGACACGAAGCGGACAGCCGGCGTGGTGGCCAGTGCCTTTTATGACCACCCCTCACATCGGATGCGTATTTACGGTGTCACCGGTACGAATGGCAAAACGACGACCGCGACATTGACATATGATCTATTTCGTCTGTCCGGACGGCCGGTCGGGATTGTCAGTACGATTGGAGCACGTTATAAAAATCAAACATTAAAAACACCAAATACGACGCCGGAAGCCGTCGTCTTACATCGTATTTTGGCCGAGATGGCGGATGCCGGCGTGACCGACTGTGTCGTCGAAGTCTCCTCGCATGCAATGATGGAAGGACGTGTCGAAGGCGTCCGATTTCACGCGGCGGCGTTCACGAACTTGACGCATGACCACTTGGATTACCATCGCTCAATGGACGAGTACGCCCGGGCCAAAGCCCGATTATTCGAACAAGTTGAAACGACAGACGGGGACGCCATTATTTTGAACGCCGAAGACCCGGCCAGTAAGACGATGGCCGCCTTTGCCCCGACCCGTCGACGTATCATGTATAGCACGCATGCCGACGTACCGGCCGATATCCAAGTCATTTGGCATGACCAAACGGTAGTCGTCAAAATGAACGCACTGACGATTGAGGCGCCGGTCCGCTTCATGGGCGCATTCAACGCCGCCAACCTGGCTGCGGCCATCGGTCTCGTCTCGACGTCGGAACTGATGTTGCGCTCCATCATCGCCAACGTGCCAGGACTCACGCTTCCAAAAGGTCGTCTCGAGCGACTTGATACGGAAGATGGCGAGATTTATATCGACTATGCCCATACGCCGGACGGACTCGAAAAATGTTTGTCGACGCTTCAGCAAGGTGAGCGAGAGCTCGTGGTCGTCTTGAGTGCGGCCGGAGACCGAGATCCGACGAAGCGGGCAGAGATGGGTCGAATCGCGAGCCGCTATTCAGACGATTTAATCGTGACAGTACATGACGTGCGGACGGAAGACCCGAGGCACATCATCGATGGATTGCTCGAAGGTGTTGATTCGAACACGCATTACGTGACGTTCGAGGAACGGCGAGATGCCTTGCGCCATGCAGCGCAACAAGCGCTCGTCGGGAAACGGATCGTCGTCGTCGGAAAAGGTCATGACCATGTCGAACGAGTCGGACAAGAGTCGATTCCGTTCAACGAATCGGACATCTTGCTCGATGAATTAAAAAAATTAAAAGGCCAAGAACCGGCCGTTTAACGAAACGATGACAGCTGTCATCGTTTTTTAATGTGTCATTTTAGGAAAAGAAGGTAATTACTCTTACTGTAACGCTATCGAAGGAGGGAACTACACATGTCAGTTTTGTACAAAGAGTTCACAAATGATGAAGAAGTCGTGACCGCCATTCAATCGATGAAAGCGAAAGGGATTGAGGACAAGCACATTTATGTCATCACCCATGACGATGACCGGACCGACCGTGTGGCCGATAATGCCGACGCGAATACGGTGACGGCATCAGACGTCGGCCTGGGGACGGCCGCGAAAAATGTATTCCGTAAAAAAGGGGACGAGCTTCGAGCCCAATTCGAACAGCTCGGCTTCTCATCGACCGAAGCGGATCAACTCGAGAAAAAATTAGACCAAGGCAAGGTGATCGTCGTCGTCAAAGACGCACCAGCCGGATTCACGTTATAATTCCACCACCATGGAGAATACAGAGACAGGGCTGAATCGATGGATTCAGCCCTGTTTGTTAGTCATGGATCCGAACGACGGTCCGGCCGCTCAGTTCGCCGCGCATCATCGCCTCAGCGTGGCGAGGGACGTCATGCAACGGAATCTCATGAATCATATGGTTGAGCACGTTAGAATCAAGCAGCTCATCCAGTCGTTCCCACGCCTTCAGACGACGTACGATGGGTTGCATGACCGAGTCGATGCCGATTAATTTGACTCCGCGCAAAATAAACGGATAAACAGTTGTTGGAAGGTCGGAACCGCCGACAAGTCCGCAAGCTGCAACGGCACCTTCATAACGCGTTTGACTCAAAATATTCGCAAGAGTGGCCCCGCCAATCGAATCGATTGCCGCGTCAAACCGCTGTCGAGCTAACGGACGAACCGCTCCCTCAAGCTCGTGTCGATCGATGACGGTGTCAACGCCAAGTGCTTGCAAGTAAGGGGAGTCTGTCTTTCCTGTGGATGCGATGACGTGATAGCCAAGTTTATGAAGTAAGATAATCGAAAAACTGCCTACGCCTCCAGTTGCACCTGTTACTAGCACTTCTTCCCCTGGTCGAACGCCAGCGGACTCAAGCGCATCGATTGAAAGCATGGCTGTCAATCCAGGTGTCCCGATTGTGATGGCATCACGCATGTCCATACCTTTAGGCAGTTTTACAAGCCAGTTTCCGGGAACTTGTGCAAATTGACTGAATCCGCCGAAATGTCGTTCGCCGATCCCGAAACCGGTGGCGATGACTTCATCGCCGGCTTTGAAGTCGAGATGATCGGACTCGACGACCTTGCCGACAAATTCACATCCAGGGATGAACGGGTATTGATTAATGATTTTTCCGGGTTCGGTAAGACCGAGGGCGTCCTTATAATTGAGTGCGGAATAATGGACCTCGACGAGGACGTTACCGTCTTCTTCTTTTGGAAGTGCGTCGAGTTTGACGTCCGTCACCTTGGCGTGAAGATGGTCATCCGTCTTGTCGAGGACGAGTGCTTGAAATGATTCGTTCATGGTCAATTGGCCCCTTTCGCTGATACGTATTCTATTCCTTTGTTATGATTCCCTACCTGCCAAAATATATACACGAATGTTTCGTTCTAACAGGGAGTGGAATGGTACAATGAAAGAGATTCAACTAGAGTGAGGAGGAATGAAGCATGCGGCACGACGACTATGAGTTTGATGAAGAAGTAGAAGAAGGCGAATTGTTTAACGTATACGACATTCTGCCACCGGATGGTACCATTCTTGAGATGGCAACGGCCGAAGAGATGGTACGTGCGGCGGAACTCGAGGCGACACATAATGCGCTCGAGCGAATCCAAGACTCAAACTTTCAGTTGTCAGGGGTAACCTTTAAAGAGTTGCTGGCAGAGTTCGAACGATACGAGCAAGAATCGATGGAATTCTGGACAGGCGTTTATAGCCGATTGCGCATTCCATGGGCATGGACGATTCGAATCGATGTGGCCAACGGTCCGATTCACGTCGTCAATGACCGCGACATCTTTATCGATGAAGCGGACTTCGAAGAGTATGATTTCGAGGAATATGCTGATGATGATTACGAAGAAGAAGACAATCAATGAATCCAAAAACGTCTTTCCCTTATTCGGGGAAAGACGTTTTTTTGCTGTCGAGGAGAGCAACACGGATGCGCGTTACTTCTGTCGCTCCGAACCAAAGCCCGACGCTACATAAGATGGCGACACCGCTCACCATCGCTCCGACAATCGCCGTGTCCCCAATCATCGTGAACGACAATCCGAGACTGAACAAGCCGAAAAATAATAATCCTCCTGCAATCGTCTTCATGACTTAGCCACCCTTTCTCATTTCATCTGTTTCTAGTGTAGGCGGTTGAACCTAAAAAGGGTGGCTGAATTTTATACCAGGTGAAAAATCAGTCTAGGTCATACACCGAATACGTCTTGCCATTCTCGAACGGCTCGTCTAGCAAGTGTTTCGCCAAAATGCGGGCAACCGTCTCAGGGGTGCGCAATCGTCCTTCCGTCACATAGGAGCGGAACTGTTCAACGTCACGGAACGCGTCTTCTGACGAGGTCCGAATGCTTTCCTGCATCGCGGTGTCCATGACGCCTGGATTGAACAAGGCGACCTTGTCGTCCGTCCCGGTCAATTCAAGGGCGACCGTCTCCGTGAAATGGTCGAGCCCGGCTTTCGTCGCACAATAGGCGCTCCAGCCCGAGATGGGGCGCTTGGCGGCCCCTGAGGTCACATGGATGAGCGAGACGGGCAAGTCGTACGCGAGCACCGCGTTCGTCAAGAGCATCGGGGCGAGCAGGTTGGCTTGGACGTGGGCGATAAGCTGCGCATCATCCACTTGACCGGCCCGGTGAATCGGTTCAATCAACGCCGCATTTTGGACGACGAGCAAGGACGTTGCCGTCTCGATGAGCGGCTTCATCTGTCCAATCGCGGCCAGTGTGCTTGTCGGATCGGCTAAGTCGACCTTGACGTGACGGAACGAGGCATCGGTCGCCTGCGTCCGTGAAAAATTGACGACCTCATAATCACGCTTCAATAATTCCTCGGCGATGGCACGGCCGAGGCCGCGCGATGCACCGGTCACAATAGCTAGTTTCATGGCAGTTCCTCCTATTCGTGAATCGTCTTCCGATATCCGTAAAACGGACGGAAATTCAATTTCTCGTAATACGTGTGGGATGAAGCGCTCGCGAGCATCTCGAGGCGCGTTTCGGGGTAGAGCGCATGCACGTGTGACAGCAGTCGCTCGCCAATCCCGAGGCGACGGTGCGAGGCCGCGATGAGCAGTTCGCACACGTACAGGCTCACGGTCGTGTCGGTCAATCCACGCAAGTAGGCGATCACCTGTCCTTCTGACTCGACGACATAGGCGACGTTCGATTGCCGCCACGCCTGTTTCGTCAACTCGTGTTGTCGGACGAGTTGACTCCAACCTTCCGCTTCATTCAACGCTTGAATCTGTTCGAAGTCACGTTCTTCGTATGGGCGGATATTCAAGAAGACACACCTGCTTTCTGTTCGATGACTTTCATGAGGTCGAACGCCCCGTCTGACTCGTTCGAACAGACGACCGAGACGATGTCTGTGGCCGGGTAGTAAGCAGAATGAAAACTGACGCCGGGGTCATAACCCATGACATGATATTTGAAGACGTGTCGATTCGCGTCCAATTGAATCCACAGACCGTAGCCATAATGTACGCCTTTGTCGTTTACCTTCACATGAGGAGTCAGCAGTCGTGATGTCATCTCCTCATCAAGTAGGCGATGAGCGAGCAGGGCGTTCCAAAGTTTGGCCATATCTTGTGCCGTCACGAACGCACCGCCGTCCGCGCCGCCTTTTATGGGAATCGAATAGTGGTTCGTCCGCCAAGAGCCGTCCGCGTGGTCGATATACCCGAGCGCCGTGTGCGCTGGTAAGGCATCGAGGGAGAAGTACCCCGAATCGGTCATGTCGGCCGGTTTGAACACGAATCGTTCGATATAGTCCGAGAACGTCAACCTGCTCGCTTGTTCGATGATGAGGCCGAGCAGGATATACCCG
This sequence is a window from Exiguobacterium mexicanum. Protein-coding genes within it:
- a CDS encoding serine hydrolase domain-containing protein, which produces MSPDWSRYEVSSTFSGSALVMRQDDILFELQQGYANRAEQIENQTSTRFGIASGCKLFTAIAICQLVEQGKLSFTSTLRESLDIDFPRFDPAVTVEQLLTHTSGIPDYFDESVMDDFEELWRQRPMYHIRQLRDFLPMFQHEPMRQEQGMFQYNNAGYILLGLIIEQASRLTFSDYIERFVFKPADMTDSGYFSLDALPAHTALGYIDHADGSWRTNHYSIPIKGGADGGAFVTAQDMAKLWNALLAHRLLDEEMTSRLLTPHVKVNDKGVHYGYGLWIQLDANRHVFKYHVMGYDPGVSFHSAYYPATDIVSVVCSNESDGAFDLMKVIEQKAGVSS
- a CDS encoding GNAT family N-acetyltransferase, with product MNIRPYEERDFEQIQALNEAEGWSQLVRQHELTKQAWRQSNVAYVVESEGQVIAYLRGLTDTTVSLYVCELLIAASHRRLGIGERLLSHVHALYPETRLEMLASASSHTYYEKLNFRPFYGYRKTIHE
- a CDS encoding MDR family oxidoreductase encodes the protein MNESFQALVLDKTDDHLHAKVTDVKLDALPKEEDGNVLVEVHYSALNYKDALGLTEPGKIINQYPFIPGCEFVGKVVESDHLDFKAGDEVIATGFGIGERHFGGFSQFAQVPGNWLVKLPKGMDMRDAITIGTPGLTAMLSIDALESAGVRPGEEVLVTGATGGVGSFSIILLHKLGYHVIASTGKTDSPYLQALGVDTVIDRHELEGAVRPLARQRFDAAIDSIGGATLANILSQTRYEGAVAACGLVGGSDLPTTVYPFILRGVKLIGIDSVMQPIVRRLKAWERLDELLDSNVLNHMIHEIPLHDVPRHAEAMMRGELSGRTVVRIHD
- a CDS encoding general stress protein, which produces MSVLYKEFTNDEEVVTAIQSMKAKGIEDKHIYVITHDDDRTDRVADNADANTVTASDVGLGTAAKNVFRKKGDELRAQFEQLGFSSTEADQLEKKLDQGKVIVVVKDAPAGFTL
- a CDS encoding UDP-N-acetylmuramoyl-L-alanyl-D-glutamate--2,6-diaminopimelate ligase encodes the protein MRTKRLSAILENEMDDIERDPWVTGIETDSRKVSPGNLFICIRGYTVDGHEFAEDAVSKGAVAVISEYPLDLEVPNLVVADTKRTAGVVASAFYDHPSHRMRIYGVTGTNGKTTTATLTYDLFRLSGRPVGIVSTIGARYKNQTLKTPNTTPEAVVLHRILAEMADAGVTDCVVEVSSHAMMEGRVEGVRFHAAAFTNLTHDHLDYHRSMDEYARAKARLFEQVETTDGDAIILNAEDPASKTMAAFAPTRRRIMYSTHADVPADIQVIWHDQTVVVKMNALTIEAPVRFMGAFNAANLAAAIGLVSTSELMLRSIIANVPGLTLPKGRLERLDTEDGEIYIDYAHTPDGLEKCLSTLQQGERELVVVLSAAGDRDPTKRAEMGRIASRYSDDLIVTVHDVRTEDPRHIIDGLLEGVDSNTHYVTFEERRDALRHAAQQALVGKRIVVVGKGHDHVERVGQESIPFNESDILLDELKKLKGQEPAV
- a CDS encoding SDR family NAD(P)-dependent oxidoreductase; amino-acid sequence: MKLAIVTGASRGLGRAIAEELLKRDYEVVNFSRTQATDASFRHVKVDLADPTSTLAAIGQMKPLIETATSLLVVQNAALIEPIHRAGQVDDAQLIAHVQANLLAPMLLTNAVLAYDLPVSLIHVTSGAAKRPISGWSAYCATKAGLDHFTETVALELTGTDDKVALFNPGVMDTAMQESIRTSSEDAFRDVEQFRSYVTEGRLRTPETVARILAKHLLDEPFENGKTYSVYDLD